One region of Salvelinus sp. IW2-2015 linkage group LG1, ASM291031v2, whole genome shotgun sequence genomic DNA includes:
- the utp6 gene encoding U3 small nucleolar RNA-associated protein 6 homolog, translated as MAEIVQQRIENRIPELEQLERVGLFXKKEVKSMLKRATALEYKLHRLIITKVDFIAYIQYEINVLELIKKRRSRIGYQFKREEIEFSIISRINSIFRRATTKWKDDVQLWLSHIAFCKKWNTKIQLSKVFSSMLAIHPEKPALWIMAAKSELEDNNLSESARHLFLRALRFHPESKKVYQEYFRMELLNAEKLRKQQKGLEWAEMDVEECDFSPEIMSGKLAELVYRDATGKIQGADFILSLLTIAAIFDFTKELQDTIIQDLQSKYTDDSLTWDFMAKRELEATVGEALQSAKGRASDIARREERCCQVYEEGLNSLNTEAMWACYVSFCLERFKRKTNVQQLKEKRQERLLAVLQRAHDSSLLKEDFYKNWLQVLLSSGDSEQTAAVAMAATQRYRQSVDVWCLALQTMVHLGSGATGKLFQDALTHVNPKLSLPLWQLQVEWSMTSQSPEETEALFQRGLLSVVPAVSMEIKERYLDWSYRAGGYKKARKTFTSLHESRPFSKAFFTRMIQMEKDQETPKMSNLRXFYERALREFGSTDDDLWLEYIREELGPSGQPENCGKIHWRAMKLLEGESVERFTAQYTLLQTGHI; from the exons ATGGCTGAGATAGTCCAACAGCGGATCGAGAATCGAATCCCAGAGTTGGAACAGTTGGAGAGAGTGGGACTGTTCAGSAAAAAAGAAGTCAA ATCCATGCTAAAAAGGGCGACAGCTTTAGAATACAAACTGCATCGATTGATCATAACCAAAGTTGACTTCATTGCATACATTCAG TATGAAATCAATGTATTAGAGCTGATAAAGAAGAGAAGATCA CGCATCGGCTATCAGTTCaaaagagaggagatagagtTTTCCATCATCTCGAGGATCAACAGCATTTTCAGAAGGGCCACAACTAAATGGAAG GATGATGTGCAGTTGTGGCTCTCTCACATTGCTTTCTGTAAGAAATGG AACACAAAGATTCAACTCAGCAAGGTGTTCTCCTCCATGCTTGCCATTCATCCTGAGAAACCAG CCCTCTGGATCATGGCTGCCAAGAGCGAGCTGGAGGACAATAACTTGTCAGAGAGCGCCAGACACCTGTTCCTGCGTGCCCTGCGCTTCCACCCGGAAAGCAAGAAGGTCTACCAAGAG TACTTCCGTATGGAGCTGTTGAACGCTGAGAAATTGAGGAAGCAACAGAAGGGGCTGGAGTGGGCTGAGATGGATGTG GAAGAGTGCGACTTCTCCCCTGAGATCATGAGTGGCAAACTGGCCGAGTTGGTGTACAGAGATGCTACTGGGAAAATCCAAG GAGCTGATTTCATCCTGTCTCTTTTGACCATCGCCGCCATCTTTGACTTCACTAAAGAACTACAGGACACCATTATACAAGA CCTGCAGAGCAAATACACAGACGACTCACTGACGTGGGACTTCATGGCCAAGCGGGAGCTGGAGGCGACGGTAGGAGAGGCGCTTCAGTCAGCCAAGGGGCGGGCCTCTGACATCGCCAGGAGAGAGGAGCGCTGCTGCCAGGTCTACGAGGAGGGCCTCAACAGCCTCAACACAG AGGCCATGTGGGCGTGCTACGTGTCCTTCTGCCTGGAGAGGTTCAAGAGGAAAACCAACGTCCAGCAGCTGAAGGAGAAG AGGCAGGAGAGGCTGCTGGCAGTGCTTCAGCGTGCCCACGACTCCTCACTGCTGAAGGAGGACTTCTACAAGAACTGG CTGCAGGTCTTACTCTCATCAGGAGACTCGGAGCAGACCGCTGCGGTTGCCATGGCAGCCACCCAGCGCTACAGACAATCTGTGGACGTGTGGTGCCTGGCCCTGCAGACGATGGTGCATCTGGGGAGTGGCGCCACAGGCAAGCTATTCCAGGACGCCCTGACACACGTGAAtcccaag TTGAGTTTGCCCCTGTGGCAGCTGCAGGTGGAGTGGAGCATGACATCACAGAGCCCAGAGGAAACTGAGGCCCTGTTTCAG agAGGTCTGCTGTCTGTGGTGCCTGCCGTTTCCATGGAGATAAAGGAGAGGTACCTTGACTGGTCCTACAGGGCCGGAGGCTACAAGAAAGCCAGGAAGACCTTCACAAG CTTGCATGAGAGCCGGCCCTTCTCCAAGGCCTTTTTCACCAGAATGATCCAGATGGAGAAAGATCAA GAGACTCCCAAGATGAGCAACCTGAGGYACTTCTATGAGAGAGCCCTGAGGGAATTCGGCTCCACAGATGATG ATCTGTGGCTGGAGTATATCAGAGAGGAGCTTGGGCCCAGCGGCCAGCCAGAAAACTGTGGGAAGATCCACTGGAGAGCCATGAAGCTGCTGGAGGGGGAGAGTGTGGAGAGATTCACTGCCCAGTACACCCTGCTGCAGACTGGACACATCTAG